AAGAGCTGCACGCCCGGCTCGGTGGTCCACACCTCCATCGCGCGCCCCGACGCCGGCTCCTCGACGCGCGCCGCGAGTCGCAGCGTGCCGTCGGCGGAATCGATGACGAAGTTGTGGTCGTAGCCGTTCGTCGCGCCGTCGTACGCGCCGATGCGCTCGCCGATGCGATGCGGGCGCGCGAAGTCGAGCGGCGTGCCCGCGACCGCGGCGAGCGCGCCGGTCGGGATCAGCGCCGCGTCCACCGGCGTGTAGCGGCTCGCGTGCAGCGTGAGCACGTGATCGAGCACGGTGGCGCTCCCGGCGCCGGCGAGGTTGAAGAAGCTGTGATTCGTGAGGTTGACCGGCGTCGCGCGGTCGGCGGTCGCGGTGTAGTCGAGGCGGAGCGCGTCGTCGTCTCCGAGCGTGTAGGCGACGGTGACGTCGAGCGTGCCGGGGTAGCCCTCCTCGCCGTCGGCGCTCGTGTACGAGAACGCGACGCCGTGGTCGACCGGTCGGGCGCGCCAGACGCGCTTGTCGAAGCCGCGGGCGCCGCCGTGCAGGTGGTGCGGCGGCCGGTTCGCGGCGAGCGCGTAGTCGCGGCCGTCGAGCGTGAAGTGCGCGCCGGCGATGCGGTTCGCGACGCGGCCGAGCGTGGCGCCCATGTAGTAGCCCGAGGCGACGTAGTCGTCGAGCCGGTCGAAGCCGAGGACGACGTCGGCGCGCCGGCGGTCGCGGTCGGGGACCCACAGCTCGGTGAGCGTGGCGCCGTAGGTCGTGACCGTCGCGGCGGTGCCGCGGGCGTTCGTGATCGTGTAGCGGTCGACGGCCTCGCCGGCGGCGGTGGTGCCGAAGGCGCGGCGCTCGACGCGGGAGCGCGGCGTGGGGTCGCGCGGGGGTGCGGCGTGGCAGCCGGCCGCGAGGAGGACGGCGGCGATGCCGAGGGTGGGGCGGCGCATCGCGGCCGGATATAGTATCCAATAGCCGGCGCCGCAAGCGCGACTCGCGAGATCCCGGTTCGCAGGATACAATATCCACACCCTCACCCCGCCCGCGAGGCGTCTCGATGCGTCGTCCCCTCCGCTCCGCGCTCGCCCTCCTGCCGGTCCTGCCCCTGCTCGCGACCGCGCTCGCCGCTCAACCGCGCGGTGGCGGCGCGCCGCGCGCCCCCGCCCAGGATCCGTTCCGCTTCCAGCTCCTCGGTCCCGCGGGCGGCGGACGCTTCGCCGCCGTCGCCGGCGTCCCCGGCGATGCGCGCGTCCTCTACCTCGGCGCCGCGTCCGGCGGCGTGTGGAAGTCGAGCGACTCCGGCGCGACCTGGCTCCCCGTCTTCGATCGCCAGCCCGTCCAGGCGATCGGCGCGCTCGCCGTCGCGCCCACCGCGCCGAACATGATCTGGGCCGGCACCGGCGAGGCGTGGGCCATCCGCGACGCCGACGTCGTCGGCGACGGCGTCTATCTCTCCACCGACTCCGGCGCGACGTGGACGAACATGGGGCTGCGCGAGACCGGCCGCATCGGCCGCATCGTCGTCCACCCCACGAACCCCAGCACCGTCTACGTCTGCGCGCTCGGCCGCGGCACCGGGCCGCAGCAGGAGCGCGGCGTCTACCGCACCACCGACGCCGGCAAGACGTGGCAGCGCGTGCTGTTCGTCGACGAGAACACCGGCTGCTCGGGGCTCAACATCGACCGCACGAACCCGAACGTGCTCTACGCCGGCATGTGGCAGATGGTGATGCACACCTTCGCCATGTACAGCGGCGGCCCGTCGAGCGCGATCTACAAGAGCACCGACGGCGGCGGCACGTGGACGAAGCTCGCGCACGAGGGCCTGCCGAAGAGCCCCGTCGGCAAGATCGACGTCATGGTCGCCCCCACCGACTCGCGCCGCGTCTACGCGCTCATCCAGACGAAGGACCAGGGCTCGCTCTGGCGCTCCGACGACGCCGGCGGGAGCTGGCGCGTCGTGAACTGGCAGCGCGGGCTCATCGGCCGCGCGGGCTACTACATCAAGCTCGACGTCAGCCCCGTCAACGCCGACGAGATCATCGTCGCCAACAGCTCCGTGTGGCACTCCACCGACGGCGGGAAGAGCTTCGCCGAGGTGCCGTGGGGCGGCGACACGCACGACATCTGGTGGGACGCGAAGAACCCCGACCGCTTCGCGATCACGAACGACGCGAGCACGCGCTTCACGAGCGACCACGGACGCACGTGGCTCACCGTGACGCTCCCGATCGCGCAGATGTACCACGTCGCCGTCGACGACCAGGTGCCGTACTGGGTCTACGGCAACCGGCAGGACAACGGGACCATGCGCGGGCCCTCCACGGGACCCGAGCGCGTCGAGGGGACGCGCGGCATCCCGGCGCCGGAGGTGTTCGGGACTCGGGCCTCGGGACTCGGGACTCGTCCGCCCCGAGTCCCGAGTCCCGAGGCCCGAGTCCCGGGCGTCGACAGCACCACGCCGCGTCAGCCCGGCGACACGACCCGCCCCGCGCAGAGCGATCCCGGCGCGCCGGGCGGCTTCGGCGGCGGCGGCTTCGGCGGCGGCGCGGGCGGCGGCTTCGCGCCCACGACGTGGGACCACGGCATCGGCGGCTGCGAGTCGGGCTTCACGCTCCCCGACGTCACGAACACCGACATCGTGTGGGCGAGCTGCTACGGCAACACGGTCACCCGCTGGGACGCGAAGACGAAGACCGCGCGCTCCGTCGCGCCGTGGCGCCACACGCTCGACTCGCCGCCGCAGGAGCTGAAGTACCGCTGCCACTGGACGCCGCCGCTCGCCATCGACCCGTTCGATCACGAGACGGTGTACTACGGCTGCCAGGTCGTCTTCAAGACGAACGACCGCGGCCAGACGTGGAAGGTGCTCAGCCCCGATCTCTCGACGCGCGATCCGTCGCGCATCGTCTCGTCGGGCGGCATCGTCGAGGACAACCTCGGCCAGTTCTACGGCGAGGTGGTGTTCGCGATCGCGCCGTCGGAGGTCCAGCGCGGCCTGATCTGGGCCGGCACGAACGACGGCAAGATCTGGAACACGCGCGACGGCGGCGCGACGTGGAACGACCTCACGAAGAACGTCGCCGGGCTTCCGGCATGGGGCACGGTGCGCAAGATCGAGCCGTCGCACTTCGACCCCGCCACCGCGTACGTCGCGGTCGACGTGCACATGATGGACGACCGTCGGCCGTACATCTACAAGACGAGCGACTACGGCAAGACGTGGAGGAATGTCACCGGCGACCTGCCGGCCGATCACCCGCTCGCCTACGTCATGGCCGTCGCCGAGAACCCGAACCGGAAGGGGATGCTGTTCGCGGGTACGGGGCACGGCTTCTACTACTCGCTCGACGACGGCGCGCACTGGACGCAGTTCCAGGACGGGCTCCCCGCCGCGCCGGTGTCGTGGATCGTGACGCCGAACAAGCGGTGGCACGACGTGGTGGTGTCGACGTACGGGCGCGGCGTGTACGTGCTGCGCGACATCGCGCCGCTGGAGCAGAAGGACCGCGTCGTGGCGAGCGCGCCGGTGACGCTCTATCCGCCGCGCGCCGGCTACCGCGAGGCGCGCAGCGGCCGCGCCGACATCTCGTTCTCGCTCGCGCAGGCGACGCCGCGTCCGGTGAAGCTCGAGATCCTCGACTCCACGGGCGCCGTGATCCGCACGCTGCAGGTGCCGACGCGCGCCGGCATGAACCGCGCGACGTGGGACCTCCGCTACGAGCCGCCGAAGCGCCCGGAGCTGCGCACGGTCGCGCTGGAGAACCCGCACATCTGGGAGGAGCCGCGCTTCCGCAACCAGCAGACGCGCCCGATCACGCACTGGGGGATCCAGCAGCCGCAGGGGCAGGGGCCGCTCGCACTCCCCGGCCGCTACTCGGTGCGCCTCACCGTCGACTCCGCGTCGCGTGCGCAGACGCAGCCGCTCGTGATCATCAAGGACTCGCAGATCGCGAGCTCCGTCCCCGACCTCGCCGCGTCGACGCGTGCGCAGCTCCGCATCCGCGACGACATCGACACCACGGTCGCGATGATCAACAAGCTGGAGACGATGCGGAAGCAGATCGAGGACCAGCGCAAGGCGAACGCGGGCAACGCCGACGTCCTCGCGTCGCTCGACGCGCTGGAGAAGAAGATGCTCGACGTGGAGCTGCAGCTCGTGTCGAAGTCGGACCTCAACAGCGACGACAAGTACTACGTGGAGCGCTACCGCGTGTACATGAACCTGATCTGGCTCTCTGGCGAGGTCGGGAGCGGTGCCGGCGACGTCGCCGGCGGCGCCGAGTACCGCCCCACCGACGCGTCGCTCGCCACGCTCGCCGACATCGAGAAGGATCTCTCGGCCGCGAAGAGCGCCTACGCGCGGCTGCTGCGCGAGGACGTGCCGGCGTTCAACAAGGCGATGAGCGGGAAGATCGCCACGATCGCGATCATGTGACGTTCGACGCGCCGGCGCATGACTCCACGTACGTGTTCTCGTTGGACTGAAGAGGGACTGAAGGAGGACTGAAGCAGGACTGAAGCAGGACAACAACAAAGACGTTGTGTTTGGTCCTTCTTCAGTCCCTCTTCAGTCCTCCTTCAGTCCTCCACGAACACGTACGTGGAGCCCAGCCCGGCGAGCATCCACCGCGCACTCCGACCGCCCATGCGCCGCCGCGACTTCTGGAAATCGACGTTGGGCCTCCTCGGCGCTTCCGCGCTCCCGCGCGGCGCGCGCGCCGAGATGGCCGACGACTGCGACCTGCCGGCGCCGATCGCGAAGCTGACGCCGATGACGGCGGGGATCGTGAAGATCACCGACGACGAGCGGCGGGCGCGGATCGAGAAGGCGCGGCGGCTCATGACCGAGCACGGGATCGACGCGCTCGTGCTGGAGCCGGGGTCGAGCCTGTTCTACTTCACCGGCGTGCAGTGGGGGCTCAGCGAGCGGCCGTTCGTCGCCGTGCTCCCGGCGAAGGGCGACCTGGCGTACGTCGCGCCGGGGTTCGAGGAGGCGCGGGCGCGCGAGCAGACGCGGTTCTCGAACGATGTCCGCGTGTGGCAGGAGGACGAGAGCCCGTACCGCGTGGTGGCGCAGATCCTTCGCGAGCGCGGCGTGGGCACGGGGCGCGTCGGCGTCGAGGAGCGCATGCGCTTCTTCGTCGTCGACGGCGTGCGGCGCGAGCTGCCGCAGGCGACGTTCGTCGAGGCGGTGCCGGTCACGGCCGGCTGCCGCATGATCAAGTCGCCGGCGGAGATCGCGCTCATGCAGCGCGCGAACGACGTCACGCTCGCCGCGTACAAGGCCGCGTTCGCGACGCTGCACGAGGGGATGACGCAGTTCGAGTTCCAGCGCAACGTCGAGAGCGCGTTCGCGCGGCTCGGCGTGCCTAACGGGTCGGCCGGCGCGCAGTTCGGGCAGTACTCGGCGTACCCGCACGGCAGCGTCACGCCGCAGAAGCTGCGCGCGGGCGACGTGGTGCTCGTCGACGGCGGGTGCAAGGTGGAGGGGTACTCGTCGGACATCACGCGCACGGGCGTGTTCGGCACGCCGTCGAAGCGGCAGCGCGAGGTGTGGGATCTCGAGCACCGCGCGCAGGACGCGGCGTTCCGTGCGGCGCGGCCGGGCGCGACGTGCGAGTCGGTGGACGCGGCGGCGCGCAAGGTGATCACCGATGCCGGCTTCGGTCCCGACTACAAGGTGCCCGGCCTGCCGCACCGCACCGGGCACGGCATCGGCCTCGACGGGCACGAGTGGACGAACTTCGTGCGCGGCAACACGACCGTGATCCAGCCCGGCATGTGCTTCAGCGACGAGCCGATGATCGCGATCTACGGCGAGTTCGGGATCCGGCTCGAGGACTGTCTGTACATCACGGAGAGCGGGCCGCGCTTCTTCACCGCGCCGGCGACGTCGATCGACCGACTGTTCGGCTGACCGTCTTCAGGATATTTTATCCGCAGCCCCCCGCCGACCCTCAGCTCGGAGCCCCGATGGCACGACGCTCCACCGCCGATGCATCGCCCCGCACGACGCCGCTCGCTCCGCCGCCATCGCGCGGCGCCGAGCCGCGCGTCCTGCCCATCCAGCGGCAGACGCTCACGAGCATGACGCTCGACGCGCTCCGCGAGCGCATCCTGCACGGGACCTATCCCGAGGGCGAGCCGCTGCGCCAGGACGCCCTCGCCGAGGAGCTCGGCGTCAGCCGCATCCCCGTCCGCGAGGCGCTCCGCCAGCTCGAGGCCGAGGGGCTCGTCACGTTCAACCCGCACCGCGGCGCCGTCGTCTCCACGCTCTCGCTCGGCGAGATCGAGGAGCTGTTCGACCTCCGCGCGCAGATCGAGACCGAGCTGCTCCGCCGCGCCATGCCGCAGGTGCGCGCCGAGGACATCGCGCGCGCGAAGGACGTGCTCGACGCCTACGAGACCGCGCTGCGCAACGGCGACGTCGCGTCGTGGGGCGCCATGAACTGGCAGTTCCACTCCACGCTGTACGCGCCCGCCGACCGCCCGTTCACGCTCACCGTCGCGCAGAAGCTCCACCAGCAGTGCGACCGGTACCTGCGCATGCAGCTCGCCCTCACCCACGGCGAGATGCGCGCGAACGACGAGCACCGCGGCATCCTCGCCGCCGTGCGCAAGCGCGACGCGAAGCGCGCCGTGCAGCTGCTGCGCGACCACATCGTCGGCGCGGGACGGCTGCTGCACGACTTCCTGCAGAAAGAACGGAGCGTGTCGTGACCGGATCCAGCGTGAAGGGCGTGGGGAGCGTGAAGCTCGAGCACTTCATCAACGGCGGCTGGCGCGCCGGCGACGCCGCGGGGTGGCGCACCCACGTCAACCCGAGCGACTCCGCCGACGTCGTCGCGGAGGTGCCCGTCGGATCCGCGGCCGACGTCGCGCTCGCCGTCGATGCCGCGAGCGAGGCGCTCGAGACGTGGCGCGCGCTCCCCGGCCCGACGCGCGCCGAGCATCTCTACCGCTGGGCCGCCGCCATCGCCGACCGCCACGAGACGATCGCCGAGGCGATGATGCGCGAGGTCGGCAAGCCGATCGGCGAGTCGCGCGGCGAGACGACGCGCGCCGTCGCCATCCTGCGCTACTACGCCGGCGAGGCGGTGCGCGCCCTCGGCGACGTGATCCCCGCGCAGGCGCCGGGCGCGCTGCAGTTCACGCTGCACGAGCCGTTAGGCGTCGTGGCGCTCATCACGCCGTGGAACTTCCCGCTCGCCATCCCGCTGTGGAAGGCCGCGCCCGCGCTCGCGTTCGGCAACACGATCGTGCTGAAGCCGGCCGAGGCGGCGTCGCACACCGCGGTGCTGCTGGCCGAGGCGGCGGCCGCCGCGGGGCTCCCGGCCGGCGTGTTCAACGTCGTGCTCGGGACCGGCTCCGCGATCGGCCCCGCGCTGCTGCAGGCGCCCGCCGTGCGCGCGGTGAGCTTCACGGGCTCCGGCGGCGTCGGCGCGCAGGTCGCGGCCGCCGCGGCGGCGCGCAACATCCGCTACCAGACGGAGATGGGCGGGAAGAACGTCGCCATCGTCCTTCCCGACGCCGACCTGCGTCAGGCCGCGACGCTCACCGCGGCCGGCGCGTTCCGCTACGCGGGGCAGAAGTGCACCGCGACGAGCCGCGTCGTCGTCGCGCGCGAGGTGGAGGCGCCGTTCCTCGACGAGCTGCGCCGGCAGGTGGCGTCGCTCCCGTTAGGCCCGGTGAGCGATCCGTCGGCCGCGGTGGGTCCGGTCATCAGCGAGGGCTCGCGCACGTCGATCCTCTCCGCGCTCGACGGCTTCGACGCCGAGATCGTGGTGCCGGTGCCCGACGCGCCGGAGTACGCGCGCGGCTGGTTCGTGCCGCCGACGCTCGTGCGCAACGCCGCCGTCGACTCGTCGCTCGCCCAGAACGAGTTGTTCGGCCCCGTGCTCGCGTCGTTCGCCGCCGAGGACCTCGACCACGCGATCGAGCTGGCGAACTCCACGCCGTACGGGCTGAGCGCGTCGCTGTTCACGCGCGACATCCGCAGTGCGCTCCGCTACATCAATCGCATCCACGCCGGCCTCGTACGCGTGAACGGCGACACGACAGGCGTGGACCCGCACGCGCCGTTCGGCGGCATGAAGGGATCGAGCTCGGGGACGCGCGAGCAGGGGCCGGCGGCGCGCGAGTTCTACACGGAGATCAAGACGGTGCAGATAAATCCATGACAGACGCTCCACGCTCCACGCTCCACGCTCCACGCTCGACATCTCCCGCGACCATGCCGAGCGTGGAGCGTGGAGCGTCGAGCCTCGAGCGGATCCATGTGGTCGACAGCCACACGGAGGGCGAGCCCACCCGCGTCGTGATCGACGGCTGGCCGCTCCCCGACGGCGCGACGATGGCCGAGCGCCGCGACGTGCTGCGGTCGCGGTTCGATCATCTGCGGCGCGGCGTGGTGCGCGAGCCGCGGGGGAGCGACGCGGTCGTCGGTGCGCTGCTCACGCCGCCGGTGAACGAGGGCTCGGCCGCCGGGATCGTGTTCTTCAACAACGGCACGTACCTCGGCATGTGCGGCCACGGCCTGATCGGCGTCGTCCGCACGCTCGAGCACCTCGGCCGCCTGACGGTCGGCACGCACCAGTTCGACACGCCGGTCGGCACCGTGCGCGCCGAGCTCGCGGCCGACGGCACGGTGACCATCGAGAACGTGCCCGCGCGGCTGCACGCGCGCGACGTGTCGGTCGAGGTGCCCGGCTACGGCACGGTCACCGGCGACGTCGCGTACGGCGGCAACTGGTTCTTCATCACGCACGCGCATCCGGTCGCGGTGGACGTCGCGAACGTGCGCGAGTTGACGCGCTTCACGCAGGCGGTGCAGGACGCGCTCGACGCCGCGGGACTCTCGCGCGTCGACGGCGGCGGCGCGATCGACCACATCGAGATCTCCGCCGAGTCGGAGCAGGCGGACTGCCGCAACTTCGTGCTCTGCTCCGGCGGCGAGTACGACCGCTCGCCGTGCGGCACCGGCACCTCGGCCAAGCTCGCGACGCTCCACGCGCGCGGCGAGCTCGCCGTCGGCCAGCCCTGGCGCCAGGAAGGGATCGCGGGCGGCGTGTTCACGGGATGGCTCGCGCCTAACGACGCGGGCGAGATCGTGCCGTTCGTGCGTGGCACCGCGTACGTGACCGCCGAGTCGACGCTGATCCTCGACCCGAGAGATCCGTTCCGGTTCGGGATCGGCGGGTGACGTGCCTGGCCATGTCGCACGCGGAGGCGCGGAGAAGGCGGAGAACGGATAGCCATGCGCCCTGATGCCATCGTCGTCGGCGCCGGCATCGTCGGCGCCGCCTGCGCGCGGGAGCTCGCGCGCGACGGCCGCAAGGTGCTGGTGCTCGACGCGTCGTTCGCGTCGTCGGGCACGACGGCGGCCGGCATGGGGCACCTCGTGGTGATGGACGACTCGCCCGAGCAGCTCGCGCTCACGTCGCTCTCCGTGTCGCTGTGGCGCGAGCTGGCGCCGTCGCTGCCGCCGTCCGTGGAGTACGAGCCGTGCGGCACGGTGTGGGTCGCCGCCGACGAGTCGCAGCTCGCGGCCGTGCGCGCGAAGCGCGACGTGTACGCGTCGGCCGGCATCGCGAGCGAGGTGCTCGGCCCGCGCGAGCTCGCCGCGGTCGAGCCGTACCTGCGGCCGGGGCTCGCCGGCGGGCTGCTCGTGCCGGGCGACGCCGTCGTGTATCAACCGCGCGCGACGACGTGGCTGCTCGAGCAGGCGCGCGCATCGGGCGCGGTCGTGCGCGAGGGGTGCCGCGTGGACGCGATCACCGAGCGCGCCGTCGTCTGCGCGGGCGAGACGCTGCGCGCCGACGTGATCGTGAACGCCGCGGGCGCCGAGGCCGCGCGCCTGACGCCCGAGCTGCCGATCGTGCCGCGCAAGGGACACCTCGCCATCACCGACCGCTACCCGGGCACCGTGCGCCACCAGCTCGTGGAGCTCGG
The window above is part of the Gemmatirosa kalamazoonensis genome. Proteins encoded here:
- a CDS encoding aldose epimerase family protein, producing MRRPTLGIAAVLLAAGCHAAPPRDPTPRSRVERRAFGTTAAGEAVDRYTITNARGTAATVTTYGATLTELWVPDRDRRRADVVLGFDRLDDYVASGYYMGATLGRVANRIAGAHFTLDGRDYALAANRPPHHLHGGARGFDKRVWRARPVDHGVAFSYTSADGEEGYPGTLDVTVAYTLGDDDALRLDYTATADRATPVNLTNHSFFNLAGAGSATVLDHVLTLHASRYTPVDAALIPTGALAAVAGTPLDFARPHRIGERIGAYDGATNGYDHNFVIDSADGTLRLAARVEEPASGRAMEVWTTEPGVQLFTGNRFDGSLTGVGGIVLQRHAGFSLETQHFPDAIHHSEFPSIVLRPGETFRSTTIYRFSVAPGPASSTRTTPRSSRGSRGSRGSR
- a CDS encoding VPS10 domain-containing protein, with product MRRPLRSALALLPVLPLLATALAAQPRGGGAPRAPAQDPFRFQLLGPAGGGRFAAVAGVPGDARVLYLGAASGGVWKSSDSGATWLPVFDRQPVQAIGALAVAPTAPNMIWAGTGEAWAIRDADVVGDGVYLSTDSGATWTNMGLRETGRIGRIVVHPTNPSTVYVCALGRGTGPQQERGVYRTTDAGKTWQRVLFVDENTGCSGLNIDRTNPNVLYAGMWQMVMHTFAMYSGGPSSAIYKSTDGGGTWTKLAHEGLPKSPVGKIDVMVAPTDSRRVYALIQTKDQGSLWRSDDAGGSWRVVNWQRGLIGRAGYYIKLDVSPVNADEIIVANSSVWHSTDGGKSFAEVPWGGDTHDIWWDAKNPDRFAITNDASTRFTSDHGRTWLTVTLPIAQMYHVAVDDQVPYWVYGNRQDNGTMRGPSTGPERVEGTRGIPAPEVFGTRASGLGTRPPRVPSPEARVPGVDSTTPRQPGDTTRPAQSDPGAPGGFGGGGFGGGAGGGFAPTTWDHGIGGCESGFTLPDVTNTDIVWASCYGNTVTRWDAKTKTARSVAPWRHTLDSPPQELKYRCHWTPPLAIDPFDHETVYYGCQVVFKTNDRGQTWKVLSPDLSTRDPSRIVSSGGIVEDNLGQFYGEVVFAIAPSEVQRGLIWAGTNDGKIWNTRDGGATWNDLTKNVAGLPAWGTVRKIEPSHFDPATAYVAVDVHMMDDRRPYIYKTSDYGKTWRNVTGDLPADHPLAYVMAVAENPNRKGMLFAGTGHGFYYSLDDGAHWTQFQDGLPAAPVSWIVTPNKRWHDVVVSTYGRGVYVLRDIAPLEQKDRVVASAPVTLYPPRAGYREARSGRADISFSLAQATPRPVKLEILDSTGAVIRTLQVPTRAGMNRATWDLRYEPPKRPELRTVALENPHIWEEPRFRNQQTRPITHWGIQQPQGQGPLALPGRYSVRLTVDSASRAQTQPLVIIKDSQIASSVPDLAASTRAQLRIRDDIDTTVAMINKLETMRKQIEDQRKANAGNADVLASLDALEKKMLDVELQLVSKSDLNSDDKYYVERYRVYMNLIWLSGEVGSGAGDVAGGAEYRPTDASLATLADIEKDLSAAKSAYARLLREDVPAFNKAMSGKIATIAIM
- a CDS encoding M24 family metallopeptidase; amino-acid sequence: MRRRDFWKSTLGLLGASALPRGARAEMADDCDLPAPIAKLTPMTAGIVKITDDERRARIEKARRLMTEHGIDALVLEPGSSLFYFTGVQWGLSERPFVAVLPAKGDLAYVAPGFEEARAREQTRFSNDVRVWQEDESPYRVVAQILRERGVGTGRVGVEERMRFFVVDGVRRELPQATFVEAVPVTAGCRMIKSPAEIALMQRANDVTLAAYKAAFATLHEGMTQFEFQRNVESAFARLGVPNGSAGAQFGQYSAYPHGSVTPQKLRAGDVVLVDGGCKVEGYSSDITRTGVFGTPSKRQREVWDLEHRAQDAAFRAARPGATCESVDAAARKVITDAGFGPDYKVPGLPHRTGHGIGLDGHEWTNFVRGNTTVIQPGMCFSDEPMIAIYGEFGIRLEDCLYITESGPRFFTAPATSIDRLFG
- a CDS encoding GntR family transcriptional regulator, producing the protein MARRSTADASPRTTPLAPPPSRGAEPRVLPIQRQTLTSMTLDALRERILHGTYPEGEPLRQDALAEELGVSRIPVREALRQLEAEGLVTFNPHRGAVVSTLSLGEIEELFDLRAQIETELLRRAMPQVRAEDIARAKDVLDAYETALRNGDVASWGAMNWQFHSTLYAPADRPFTLTVAQKLHQQCDRYLRMQLALTHGEMRANDEHRGILAAVRKRDAKRAVQLLRDHIVGAGRLLHDFLQKERSVS
- a CDS encoding aldehyde dehydrogenase family protein produces the protein MTGSSVKGVGSVKLEHFINGGWRAGDAAGWRTHVNPSDSADVVAEVPVGSAADVALAVDAASEALETWRALPGPTRAEHLYRWAAAIADRHETIAEAMMREVGKPIGESRGETTRAVAILRYYAGEAVRALGDVIPAQAPGALQFTLHEPLGVVALITPWNFPLAIPLWKAAPALAFGNTIVLKPAEAASHTAVLLAEAAAAAGLPAGVFNVVLGTGSAIGPALLQAPAVRAVSFTGSGGVGAQVAAAAAARNIRYQTEMGGKNVAIVLPDADLRQAATLTAAGAFRYAGQKCTATSRVVVAREVEAPFLDELRRQVASLPLGPVSDPSAAVGPVISEGSRTSILSALDGFDAEIVVPVPDAPEYARGWFVPPTLVRNAAVDSSLAQNELFGPVLASFAAEDLDHAIELANSTPYGLSASLFTRDIRSALRYINRIHAGLVRVNGDTTGVDPHAPFGGMKGSSSGTREQGPAAREFYTEIKTVQINP
- a CDS encoding proline racemase family protein, whose translation is MPSVERGASSLERIHVVDSHTEGEPTRVVIDGWPLPDGATMAERRDVLRSRFDHLRRGVVREPRGSDAVVGALLTPPVNEGSAAGIVFFNNGTYLGMCGHGLIGVVRTLEHLGRLTVGTHQFDTPVGTVRAELAADGTVTIENVPARLHARDVSVEVPGYGTVTGDVAYGGNWFFITHAHPVAVDVANVRELTRFTQAVQDALDAAGLSRVDGGGAIDHIEISAESEQADCRNFVLCSGGEYDRSPCGTGTSAKLATLHARGELAVGQPWRQEGIAGGVFTGWLAPNDAGEIVPFVRGTAYVTAESTLILDPRDPFRFGIGG
- a CDS encoding NAD(P)/FAD-dependent oxidoreductase — protein: MRPDAIVVGAGIVGAACARELARDGRKVLVLDASFASSGTTAAGMGHLVVMDDSPEQLALTSLSVSLWRELAPSLPPSVEYEPCGTVWVAADESQLAAVRAKRDVYASAGIASEVLGPRELAAVEPYLRPGLAGGLLVPGDAVVYQPRATTWLLEQARASGAVVREGCRVDAITERAVVCAGETLRADVIVNAAGAEAARLTPELPIVPRKGHLAITDRYPGTVRHQLVELGYLASAHVMTTESVAFNVQPRATGQLLVGSSRELVGWDGSINRSVLRRMLDRAAEFLPTLADLSVIRTWTGFRPATPDKLPLIGAWPAIPGMWIAAGHEGLGIAMALGTARLLADLVAGRTPPIDAAPFAPSRVLDAATMDEASHAGAGLHDEHIS